In Flavobacterium sp. N3904, one DNA window encodes the following:
- the bglX gene encoding beta-glucosidase BglX, which yields MKNKLIILFISFAFLGYSQNKDTKKAAPLKPKAEFVAELMAKMTLDEKIGQLNLPTSGDITTGQANSSDVAKKIEEGKVGGLFNIKSVQKIKEVQRVAVEKSRLQIPLLFGMDVIHGYETTFPIPLGLSCTWDMQLIQRSAQIAAQESSADGINWTFSPMVDVSRDPRWGRVSEGSGEDPYLGSQIAKAMVTGYQGNDLAKNNTILACVKHFALYGAPEAGRDYNTVDMSRIRMYNDYFPPYKAAVDAGVGSAMASFNEVEGIPATGNKWLMTDVLRNQWGFKGFVVTDFTGINEMVDHGMGDLQTVSALALNAGIDMDMVGEGFLTTLKKSYDEKKVTLEQIDKAVQLILEAKYDLGLFQDPYKYCDTNRAKTEIFTKANRDEARKIAAQSLVLLKNDKNILPLQKSGTIALIGPLADAKENMAGTWSVATKQENSISLLAGLKDAVGTKAKVLYAKGSNLDYDPAFEEKATMFGKTLHRDNRTNAELTAEALKIAGQSDVIIAALGESAEMSGECSSRTNLEIPQAQKDLLNELLKTGKPVVLVLFTGRPLVLIEESKTVSSILNVWFPGSEAGYAISDVLFGDEVPSGKLTSTFPRSVGQVPIYYAHKNTGRPLSNKDGNFEKFRSNYIDERNEPLYPFGFGLSYTNFDYSNLKISSDKMNFHQKITITVDVANIGNYDGKETVQLYIRDVVGSVTRPMRELKGFQKVLIKKGEKQTVTFEISIEDLKFYNSDLQFVAETGQFEVFVGGNSNAENKVSFNLVN from the coding sequence ATGAAGAACAAACTAATAATACTATTTATAAGTTTTGCTTTTTTGGGCTACAGCCAAAATAAAGACACCAAAAAAGCTGCGCCATTAAAACCTAAAGCCGAGTTTGTGGCTGAGTTAATGGCAAAAATGACGCTGGACGAAAAAATAGGACAGTTAAACCTTCCTACTTCGGGAGATATAACCACTGGCCAAGCCAACAGCTCTGATGTTGCAAAGAAAATCGAAGAAGGTAAGGTCGGTGGATTATTTAATATAAAATCAGTTCAAAAAATAAAAGAAGTACAGCGAGTTGCTGTCGAAAAAAGCCGACTCCAAATACCATTGCTTTTTGGTATGGATGTCATTCATGGCTACGAGACAACCTTCCCAATTCCACTCGGATTATCGTGTACCTGGGACATGCAATTGATACAGAGAAGTGCCCAAATTGCGGCACAGGAATCCAGTGCCGATGGGATCAACTGGACTTTTTCTCCTATGGTAGATGTGTCAAGAGACCCGCGCTGGGGTAGAGTTTCAGAGGGCTCCGGCGAAGATCCTTATCTGGGAAGCCAAATTGCAAAAGCAATGGTAACCGGTTATCAGGGAAACGACCTTGCCAAAAACAATACCATATTGGCTTGTGTCAAGCATTTTGCTTTATACGGTGCACCAGAAGCTGGAAGGGATTACAATACGGTAGACATGAGCCGAATACGAATGTACAATGACTATTTCCCGCCTTATAAAGCGGCTGTCGATGCTGGAGTTGGTTCGGCAATGGCTTCGTTCAACGAGGTCGAAGGGATTCCTGCTACAGGAAATAAATGGCTGATGACAGATGTTTTGAGAAATCAGTGGGGTTTTAAAGGTTTTGTAGTGACCGACTTTACAGGAATAAATGAAATGGTAGATCACGGAATGGGCGATTTGCAAACTGTTTCGGCTCTGGCATTAAATGCAGGAATCGATATGGATATGGTTGGTGAAGGTTTCCTGACCACTTTGAAAAAATCATACGATGAAAAAAAGGTGACTTTAGAACAAATCGACAAAGCAGTTCAACTTATTTTGGAAGCAAAATATGATTTGGGTTTGTTCCAAGATCCTTATAAATATTGTGACACCAATAGAGCGAAAACCGAAATTTTTACCAAAGCCAACAGAGACGAAGCACGAAAAATAGCGGCTCAGTCTTTAGTGTTGTTAAAAAACGACAAAAATATTCTTCCGTTACAAAAATCAGGAACTATTGCCTTAATTGGTCCTTTGGCAGATGCTAAAGAAAATATGGCGGGAACCTGGAGTGTTGCTACCAAACAGGAAAACTCGATATCTCTTTTGGCGGGACTCAAAGATGCTGTTGGAACAAAAGCAAAAGTGCTTTATGCCAAAGGAAGCAATCTAGATTATGACCCGGCATTCGAAGAAAAAGCGACCATGTTTGGAAAGACTTTGCACAGAGACAACAGAACAAATGCCGAATTAACCGCCGAAGCTTTAAAAATTGCCGGTCAGTCGGATGTAATTATTGCAGCTCTTGGCGAATCGGCCGAAATGAGTGGTGAGTGCAGCAGTAGAACCAATCTCGAAATTCCTCAGGCTCAAAAAGATTTATTAAATGAATTGCTCAAAACCGGGAAACCTGTTGTTTTGGTTTTATTTACAGGGCGTCCTTTGGTGCTTATTGAGGAAAGTAAAACGGTTTCGTCAATTTTGAATGTTTGGTTCCCAGGAAGTGAAGCCGGTTACGCCATTTCGGATGTTTTGTTTGGTGATGAAGTTCCGTCTGGAAAATTGACATCCACTTTTCCAAGAAGTGTTGGTCAAGTGCCTATATATTATGCTCATAAAAATACTGGAAGACCGCTTTCTAATAAAGACGGGAATTTCGAAAAATTCAGATCCAATTACATAGACGAAAGAAATGAACCTTTGTATCCTTTTGGATTCGGTTTGAGTTATACCAATTTTGATTATTCGAACCTTAAAATTTCATCGGATAAAATGAATTTCCACCAAAAAATAACGATTACTGTTGATGTTGCCAATATCGGAAATTATGACGGAAAAGAAACCGTTCAATTGTATATAAGAGATGTTGTGGGATCGGTAACCAGACCAATGAGAGAGCTAAAAGGTTTTCAGAAAGTGCTAATCAAGAAGGGAGAAAAGCAAACTGTCACATTCGAAATAAGTATTGAAGATTTAAAATTTTATAATTCTGACTTGCAATTTGTTGCTGAAACGGGGCAGTTTGAAGTTTTCGTAGGTGGAAACTCAAATGCAGAAAATAAAGTTAGTTTTAATTTAGTAAATTAA
- a CDS encoding glucoamylase family protein: MIKYLTLVVLFTFLGCDSSGASPIVDPPITPPVTPPVTKLTDEELMDVVQKQTFAYFWNYAHVNSGMARERYFPNDPSFEANIVTTGGSGFGLMALVSGMSRGYITREQGTERLNKIAGFLATADRFHGAWSHWIDGNTGKVIPFGTFDNGGDLVETSFLVAGMITVREYLKNGTAAEKEVAQKYDILWKGVNWQWYTNNKNVLYWHWSPNYEWQKNFPIEGYNECLITYIMAASSTTHPINPIAYHEGWARSGAIVSAKTKYNIPLILKHNGAEEFGGPLFWSHYSYLGLDPNQLSDQYANYWDVNVNQTKIDYLYCVANPKKFKGYGNNYWGLTASYSRNDDGSIGYDAHMPSNDKGIISPTAAISSIVYTPTESKALMRNLYENFKKDTWGVAGFYDAHSQHYNWTAPRYLAIDQGPEVVMLENYRTGLLWQLFMDAPEVKQGLIALGFHSGKYGF; encoded by the coding sequence ATGATAAAGTATTTAACATTAGTTGTTCTGTTTACTTTTCTGGGATGTGATTCTTCTGGAGCAAGTCCTATTGTAGACCCGCCAATAACTCCACCGGTAACTCCACCAGTTACAAAATTAACAGATGAGGAACTTATGGACGTGGTGCAAAAACAAACCTTTGCCTATTTCTGGAACTATGCACATGTCAATTCGGGAATGGCAAGAGAGCGTTATTTTCCAAATGACCCTTCTTTTGAGGCTAATATTGTTACAACTGGAGGTTCTGGTTTTGGTTTAATGGCTCTGGTTTCGGGAATGTCACGAGGGTATATTACTAGAGAGCAAGGCACGGAAAGATTAAATAAAATTGCTGGTTTTTTGGCTACAGCAGATCGATTTCACGGTGCCTGGTCGCATTGGATTGACGGTAATACTGGCAAAGTAATTCCTTTTGGAACATTTGATAATGGAGGGGATTTGGTCGAAACTTCCTTTTTGGTAGCTGGAATGATAACCGTTCGGGAATACCTGAAAAACGGAACAGCTGCCGAAAAAGAAGTAGCGCAAAAATACGATATCCTTTGGAAAGGAGTCAATTGGCAATGGTACACCAACAACAAAAATGTGTTGTATTGGCATTGGTCTCCCAATTATGAGTGGCAAAAGAACTTTCCTATTGAGGGATACAACGAATGTCTAATAACTTATATCATGGCCGCATCATCGACAACACACCCTATAAACCCAATTGCCTATCACGAAGGCTGGGCTAGGAGTGGTGCTATTGTTTCGGCCAAAACCAAATACAATATTCCGTTGATTCTAAAACACAATGGTGCTGAGGAATTTGGAGGACCATTGTTTTGGTCACATTATTCGTATTTGGGTTTAGATCCAAATCAGTTGTCAGATCAATACGCCAATTACTGGGATGTAAATGTAAATCAAACAAAAATTGATTATTTGTACTGCGTGGCAAATCCTAAAAAGTTCAAAGGGTATGGCAATAATTATTGGGGATTAACAGCCTCTTATTCTCGAAATGATGATGGTTCAATAGGATACGATGCACACATGCCCAGCAATGACAAAGGCATTATTTCGCCTACTGCAGCCATAAGTTCTATAGTATATACTCCAACTGAATCGAAAGCGCTGATGCGCAATTTATATGAGAATTTTAAGAAAGACACTTGGGGCGTGGCAGGATTTTATGATGCCCACAGTCAACATTATAATTGGACAGCACCTCGATATCTTGCGATAGACCAGGGGCCAGAAGTGGTCATGCTTGAAAATTATCGTACCGGTTTGTTGTGGCAATTATTTATGGATGCTCCCGAGGTAAAACAAGGTTTGATTGCTCTGGGTTTTCATTCCGGAAAATATGGGTTCTAA
- a CDS encoding discoidin domain-containing protein, giving the protein MQKLYLMPLIMLLLGQQISMAQSKTEWFDPNKPASTYCNPINIGYNYTTENHNGIADSRRSSADPLIITYKGDYYLFATNQAGFFWSKDLSDWNFVYGSFQRNPGDDDQCAPAAWVVNDTLFYVGSTWKKDHPVWKTADPKSGRWTRHVNTAMLPTWDPAIFQDDDKKVYMYYGSSGKLPLCGVEVDYKTWLPKGNQADYEKLYAATEVEDIQRPYGEIKAVVGLDPATHGWERFGPNNDMEPAPWGDFIEGAWMTKHNGKYYMQYGAPATEFKGYANGVHVGNSPLGPFIYQKHNPMSYKPGGFVIGAGHGNTFADNYGNYWNTGTCKISVKDRFERRIDMFPAGFDKDDIMYSITSYGDFPTWLPNDKRDQTKGAFSGWMLLSYKKNATVSSSEECMEVETHRVDTGGKKVFEKICYNAQNLTDEDIQSYWSAKTDKAGEWLQIDLGRKMRINALQINYADHKATQHNKAMDIYYQYQIFMSDDNQNWTLVVDKSKSDKDTPHDYLELEKPIEARYVKMVNIHNASGLFAVSDFRVFGNGLSEKPKSVTGFKVNRNAGDARNAMIYWDTQPAVVGYTIYYGIAPDKLYNSIMVYEGNTYDFRGLDKGTEYYFSIEAFNENGIGPKSKNIRTK; this is encoded by the coding sequence ATGCAAAAACTATATTTAATGCCACTAATTATGCTATTGTTGGGGCAGCAGATCAGTATGGCGCAATCTAAAACAGAATGGTTTGACCCCAATAAACCTGCCTCGACCTATTGTAATCCTATCAATATAGGGTACAATTATACAACAGAAAACCACAATGGAATTGCCGATTCTCGTAGATCCAGTGCCGATCCTTTAATTATTACTTACAAAGGCGATTACTACCTTTTTGCGACCAATCAAGCCGGTTTCTTTTGGAGCAAAGATTTATCGGACTGGAATTTTGTTTACGGCAGTTTTCAACGTAATCCTGGTGATGACGACCAATGTGCTCCCGCAGCCTGGGTGGTAAATGATACTTTGTTTTATGTAGGTTCGACTTGGAAAAAAGATCACCCGGTCTGGAAAACGGCCGACCCAAAATCAGGTCGCTGGACTCGGCATGTCAATACTGCAATGTTGCCTACTTGGGATCCAGCCATTTTTCAGGATGACGACAAAAAAGTATATATGTATTATGGTTCAAGTGGTAAATTGCCGCTTTGTGGCGTTGAGGTAGATTATAAAACGTGGTTGCCAAAAGGGAATCAGGCAGATTACGAAAAGCTATATGCAGCAACCGAAGTTGAAGATATTCAGCGTCCTTACGGCGAAATAAAAGCAGTTGTCGGTTTAGACCCAGCGACTCATGGATGGGAACGTTTCGGGCCAAATAATGATATGGAACCAGCACCTTGGGGTGATTTTATTGAAGGGGCATGGATGACCAAACACAACGGTAAATATTACATGCAATATGGAGCTCCGGCAACTGAATTTAAGGGTTATGCCAATGGTGTACATGTTGGAAACAGCCCTTTGGGACCTTTTATATATCAAAAACACAATCCGATGTCATACAAACCAGGAGGATTTGTAATAGGGGCAGGGCACGGAAATACTTTTGCCGACAACTATGGCAATTACTGGAATACCGGAACCTGTAAGATTTCGGTTAAAGACCGTTTTGAACGCCGTATTGATATGTTTCCTGCTGGATTCGACAAAGACGATATTATGTATTCGATTACGTCTTATGGGGATTTCCCAACTTGGTTGCCAAATGACAAACGGGATCAAACCAAAGGAGCTTTCTCGGGATGGATGTTGCTTTCGTATAAAAAAAATGCAACGGTATCTTCTTCGGAAGAATGTATGGAAGTGGAGACCCATAGAGTGGACACAGGCGGCAAAAAAGTATTTGAAAAAATCTGTTACAATGCCCAAAATTTAACCGATGAAGATATTCAATCGTATTGGTCTGCAAAAACAGATAAAGCGGGGGAATGGTTGCAAATTGATTTAGGAAGAAAAATGAGAATTAATGCCTTACAGATTAATTATGCAGATCATAAAGCCACGCAACACAACAAGGCGATGGATATTTATTATCAATACCAAATTTTCATGTCCGATGATAATCAAAATTGGACTTTGGTGGTTGATAAATCCAAAAGTGATAAAGACACTCCTCACGATTATCTCGAATTGGAAAAACCAATAGAAGCCCGTTATGTAAAAATGGTAAATATCCACAACGCATCAGGACTGTTTGCCGTTTCTGATTTCCGTGTTTTTGGAAATGGATTGTCCGAAAAACCAAAATCTGTTACTGGCTTTAAAGTCAATCGAAATGCTGGAGATGCTAGGAATGCAATGATTTACTGGGATACACAACCTGCTGTTGTCGGTTATACTATTTACTACGGAATAGCTCCTGATAAATTATACAACAGCATAATGGTTTACGAAGGTAATACATATGATTTTAGAGGACTGGACAAGGGAACAGAGTATTATTTTTCGATTGAAGCTTTTAATGAAAATGGAATTGGACCTAAATCCAAAAATATCAGGACGAAATAA
- a CDS encoding RagB/SusD family nutrient uptake outer membrane protein: MKKIYRPLALATFLIFSNSCSNDFIDVAPTENIAEADLLSIYNNNEGAESFVTAVYNKELSWNISSFSWNGLSSISSDDADKGSSPSDTGSDKDKCDALTLDSGSQSVQDVFEGNYQGISRANIALLYLPKLDKADANLKARLTGEAKFLRALMYFNLVRCFGGVPIVDHVPVPSSTADTDMTLTSRSREDVYAFIESDLLAAIAVLPEKGGYAASNLGRATKGAAHALLAKVYLYQKNWQGVLSQCALVTGYDLFPDYASLWREVGEDCNESIFEIRGNGGNPSKGVEGYMVTQGARGNSGWGWGFNTPSVVLANSYEAGDVRKDATIIFAGETMWDGRVVSPLVENPMYNEKAYVSQTKETFNGGDWETTKNIRVLRYAEVLLMQAEAANEIGSGDVTGPLNKVRNRAGLPNTTAVGQVPLRNAIWAERRHELAFEHDRWFDLVRTGQAKAAMALDGKTFVDGKNELFPIPQKFINQANGKTVQNPGY; the protein is encoded by the coding sequence ATGAAAAAAATATATAGACCATTAGCACTGGCAACATTCCTGATTTTTAGTAATAGTTGTTCAAACGACTTTATAGATGTTGCCCCTACAGAAAATATTGCCGAAGCAGATTTGCTATCAATTTACAATAACAATGAAGGAGCAGAAAGTTTTGTAACGGCTGTTTATAATAAAGAACTGAGTTGGAATATAAGTTCCTTTTCTTGGAACGGATTATCCAGTATTTCGTCTGATGATGCAGACAAAGGCTCGTCTCCAAGTGATACTGGTTCAGATAAAGATAAATGCGATGCTTTAACATTAGATTCAGGTTCTCAATCCGTTCAGGATGTTTTTGAAGGGAATTATCAAGGAATAAGTAGAGCCAATATTGCTCTTTTGTACTTACCAAAATTAGATAAAGCCGACGCAAATCTTAAGGCTAGATTAACAGGTGAGGCCAAATTTCTTAGAGCATTAATGTATTTTAATTTGGTTCGTTGTTTTGGCGGAGTACCGATTGTAGATCATGTTCCTGTTCCATCATCAACAGCCGATACCGATATGACGCTTACAAGCAGATCACGAGAAGATGTATATGCCTTCATAGAAAGTGATTTATTGGCTGCCATTGCTGTATTACCCGAAAAAGGAGGATACGCTGCTTCTAATCTAGGCAGAGCTACCAAAGGTGCTGCTCATGCATTATTAGCAAAAGTATATTTATATCAAAAAAATTGGCAAGGTGTTTTAAGTCAATGTGCATTGGTTACGGGCTATGATTTATTTCCGGATTATGCTTCGCTTTGGAGAGAAGTGGGTGAAGATTGTAATGAATCCATTTTTGAAATTAGAGGAAATGGTGGCAATCCATCAAAAGGAGTAGAGGGTTACATGGTGACTCAAGGCGCACGTGGAAATAGTGGCTGGGGCTGGGGTTTCAATACACCAAGCGTGGTTTTAGCCAATTCCTATGAAGCGGGTGATGTTCGAAAAGATGCAACCATAATTTTTGCAGGGGAAACCATGTGGGACGGTAGAGTTGTATCGCCTCTTGTTGAAAATCCGATGTATAATGAAAAAGCGTATGTGAGCCAAACCAAAGAAACTTTTAATGGCGGAGATTGGGAAACCACAAAAAATATACGTGTCTTGCGTTATGCCGAAGTTTTATTAATGCAAGCCGAAGCAGCAAACGAAATAGGTTCTGGAGATGTTACCGGACCGCTAAACAAAGTGAGAAACAGAGCAGGTTTGCCCAATACTACAGCGGTTGGTCAAGTTCCTTTGAGAAATGCTATCTGGGCAGAAAGAAGACACGAGTTAGCTTTTGAACATGATAGATGGTTTGATTTGGTGCGAACTGGACAAGCAAAAGCAGCAATGGCTCTCGATGGTAAAACTTTTGTGGATGGAAAGAACGAATTGTTTCCAATTCCTCAAAAATTCATCAATCAGGCCAATGGGAAAACGGTGCAGAATCCTGGATATTAA
- a CDS encoding glycoside hydrolase family 97 protein — translation MKHFFSIILVFALSALHAQSVKSPSNALEVTFKLVNNGQPSYSVNYKGKPVILQSSLGIKLKDKPALDSNFEIISTKADTFNESWKPVLGEKANIVNNYNELTVSLKQKETNVKMNIIFKVYNEGVAFRYDFPKQTELNYFIISDEVSQFNLTEDYKTFWIPGDFDSNEYVYNETKLSEIDNTKLNLNNGIGVKSIPGKYVVQSPLMMKSAAGIYINIFEAAVVNYPVMHLNVDGTKFKLTSQLVPNAIGDKAYLQTPCVSPWRTIMISNDARDIVGSQLILNLNEPCKLDDVSYIKPMKYVGIWWEMHVGKSTWDYAGSQNASNFAEKPVASGKHGATTENTKRYIDFAAKNGFDGVLVEGWNVGWEDWNGNWKEEVFDFTTPYPDFDLAAVTAYAKEKNIKMIMHHETSGSVANYERHLDRAFDLMKKYDYPAVKSGYVGKIIPRGEFHDGQTMVNHFNFVVRRAADYKIMVNSHESSRLTGYSRTYPNYIAAEAARGNEFNAWSTGNPPNHETILPFTRLLGGPMDYTPGIFEIKMSYYDKNKTEQVHTTLTKQLALYVTMYSPLQMAADLPENYEKRMDAFQFIKDVALDWDDTKILEAEPGDYLTIVRKAKGKESWFLGAITDENARKSEIKLDFLTKGQKYKAIIYEDAKDADWKNNPMAYKIRTVEVTSNSKINLVLAPGGGTAISFEPIK, via the coding sequence ATGAAACATTTTTTTTCAATTATTCTCGTTTTTGCCCTAAGTGCACTTCATGCGCAAAGTGTAAAATCACCGTCAAATGCCCTTGAGGTCACTTTTAAATTAGTAAACAATGGACAGCCTTCCTATTCTGTGAATTACAAAGGAAAACCGGTAATTCTCCAAAGCAGTTTGGGAATTAAGCTGAAAGATAAGCCTGCCTTAGATTCAAATTTTGAAATTATCTCTACAAAAGCTGATACTTTTAATGAATCCTGGAAACCAGTTCTTGGGGAAAAGGCCAATATTGTAAACAACTACAATGAGCTTACGGTTTCTTTAAAACAAAAAGAAACCAACGTAAAAATGAATATCATTTTTAAAGTTTATAATGAAGGAGTTGCTTTTAGATATGATTTTCCAAAACAAACAGAACTGAATTATTTTATTATTTCTGATGAGGTTTCTCAATTTAATTTGACAGAGGATTATAAAACATTTTGGATTCCTGGGGATTTCGATAGTAATGAATATGTTTATAACGAAACAAAACTTTCAGAAATCGATAACACCAAATTAAACCTTAATAATGGTATTGGAGTAAAATCGATTCCAGGAAAATATGTGGTGCAATCACCATTGATGATGAAGTCTGCCGCAGGAATATATATCAATATTTTTGAAGCTGCAGTAGTCAATTATCCAGTGATGCATCTTAATGTTGATGGTACGAAATTTAAGTTAACATCTCAATTGGTTCCAAATGCAATTGGTGACAAAGCCTATTTGCAAACACCTTGCGTATCTCCTTGGAGAACGATTATGATTAGTAATGACGCCAGAGATATTGTGGGTTCACAATTAATTTTGAATCTGAATGAACCTTGCAAACTGGATGATGTGTCGTATATAAAACCAATGAAATATGTTGGAATTTGGTGGGAAATGCACGTTGGTAAATCGACTTGGGATTATGCAGGTTCACAAAACGCTTCAAATTTTGCAGAGAAGCCTGTAGCTTCAGGAAAGCATGGTGCCACTACCGAAAACACAAAACGATATATTGATTTTGCTGCCAAAAATGGTTTCGACGGTGTTTTGGTCGAAGGATGGAACGTAGGCTGGGAAGATTGGAATGGCAACTGGAAAGAAGAAGTATTTGATTTTACAACGCCTTACCCTGATTTCGATCTTGCCGCAGTTACGGCTTACGCCAAAGAAAAAAACATAAAAATGATTATGCACCACGAAACATCGGGTTCTGTTGCCAATTACGAACGTCATTTGGACCGTGCTTTCGACTTGATGAAAAAATACGACTATCCGGCTGTAAAATCAGGGTATGTAGGTAAAATTATTCCGCGTGGAGAATTTCATGACGGACAAACAATGGTTAACCATTTTAACTTTGTAGTAAGACGTGCTGCCGATTATAAAATCATGGTAAATTCACACGAATCTTCCAGACTTACGGGTTACAGCCGTACCTATCCAAACTACATTGCCGCCGAAGCCGCTCGTGGTAATGAATTTAATGCCTGGAGTACTGGAAATCCGCCAAATCATGAGACCATTTTACCGTTTACAAGACTTCTTGGAGGACCAATGGATTATACTCCTGGAATTTTTGAAATAAAAATGAGCTATTATGATAAAAATAAAACCGAACAGGTTCATACTACGCTAACCAAACAATTGGCATTGTACGTGACCATGTATTCTCCGTTGCAAATGGCTGCTGATTTACCAGAGAATTACGAAAAACGCATGGATGCTTTTCAGTTTATAAAGGATGTAGCGTTAGATTGGGATGATACGAAAATCCTGGAAGCCGAACCTGGAGATTATTTGACAATTGTTCGAAAAGCCAAAGGTAAGGAATCTTGGTTTCTTGGAGCAATTACCGACGAAAATGCCAGAAAATCGGAGATAAAATTAGACTTCTTGACCAAAGGGCAAAAATACAAAGCCATAATATATGAAGATGCCAAAGATGCCGATTGGAAAAACAATCCAATGGCTTACAAAATAAGAACGGTTGAGGTTACAAGCAACTCAAAAATAAATTTGGTTTTGGCACCTGGTGGAGGAACCGCTATTAGTTTTGAACCGATAAAATAA
- a CDS encoding LamG domain-containing protein yields MKNIKMIVLVMAVALQLFVGCSDNLDSNEPLPYPPIGTYNTSDEVNADNLIAKWSFDNTIDDTKGGLKGIGTNVAYAEGVKGQAYQGSNTQERYAIYNNATAVGALSSFSFSFWMNSGQTVPDGGSPGQGKGIQGIFSLVNPAGFWGGLNLFLENVDNSKPNTLRLKMGIENKRVAWGGQGPIFNIDGSLDTWIHIVLTYDDVTAKYTVYKNGAIGTNSIYGTPYGPFTNQNGYAVLYGDNPGGPDGSNANPNAAPLYGALVFATPNLSQLVIGSNQFSTTPSLTTAHGDEGWATDYAGLLDEFRIYKTALTPSEVNALYKLESSNR; encoded by the coding sequence ATGAAAAATATAAAAATGATAGTGCTAGTTATGGCTGTTGCTTTGCAGCTATTTGTTGGTTGTTCAGACAATTTAGATTCCAATGAACCGCTTCCTTATCCACCCATAGGAACTTATAATACATCGGATGAGGTAAATGCTGATAATCTAATTGCAAAATGGAGTTTTGATAACACTATTGATGATACAAAAGGAGGACTAAAAGGGATTGGGACAAATGTTGCTTATGCCGAAGGTGTAAAAGGACAGGCTTATCAAGGATCAAATACACAAGAACGTTATGCTATTTACAATAATGCAACAGCTGTTGGGGCGTTGAGTAGTTTTAGTTTCAGTTTTTGGATGAATTCGGGACAAACTGTTCCAGATGGAGGATCTCCAGGACAAGGTAAAGGAATTCAAGGGATATTCTCTTTGGTAAATCCTGCTGGTTTTTGGGGTGGATTGAATCTTTTCTTAGAAAATGTGGACAATTCAAAACCCAATACACTTCGTTTAAAAATGGGTATAGAAAATAAAAGAGTGGCTTGGGGTGGACAAGGACCAATATTCAATATTGACGGTTCTTTGGACACTTGGATTCATATTGTTTTGACCTATGATGATGTGACGGCCAAGTATACCGTGTACAAAAATGGAGCAATTGGAACGAATAGTATTTACGGAACTCCATACGGTCCATTTACAAATCAAAACGGATATGCTGTACTTTATGGAGATAATCCAGGAGGACCTGATGGTAGTAATGCCAATCCAAATGCTGCTCCTTTATATGGCGCATTAGTTTTTGCAACACCAAATTTATCGCAATTGGTAATTGGTTCCAATCAATTTAGTACAACACCATCACTTACGACTGCTCATGGTGATGAAGGTTGGGCAACTGATTATGCAGGATTATTGGACGAATTTAGAATTTACAAAACGGCTTTAACTCCAAGTGAAGTAAATGCTTTATATAAATTGGAAAGTTCAAATAGATAA